AGCTCAAAATGGCCTGTGATCATCTTTTTGCACGGTGTTGGCGAGCGCGGATCGAACATCAACCAGATCCGCAATGTAGGATTGCCAAGAAAAATCGGTAACCAAACCGACTTTATGTTCCTGGTGGTAGCCCCTCAATGTAAGGCTAACACCTGGTGGGACATTCCCAGCCTGAATGCCCTGTACGCGGAAATCATTGCCAGGTACAATGTAGATCCGAAAAGGATTTACCTCACAGGCCTGAGCATGGGCGGTTACGGTACCTGGGACTGGGCCATGTTGAATCCAGAGAAGTTTGCTGCGGTGGCACCTATTTGTGGTGGCGCCGATTACCTGGATAAGGTAGCAAACATGAAAAACGTTCCTACCTGGACTTTCCACAACGTGGATGATCCGACAGTAGGAGTAGAGAACACCCGAGAAATCGTAGCGAAGCTGCGTGGAGCCGGTAATACCCGCGTGAAATACACCGAAAATCCAACCGGCGGCCACGACGCCTGGACGAAGGCGTATGCAAATGCGGACCTGTATTCCTGGTTCAAATCTTATCGTAAATAATAGCCGGGAGCACTATTTTAGGGAGTGGGAGAAATATTTCAGGATATTTCTCCCATTTTGTTTTTCTATAATCTATGATAATTACGGAGGTCTATCTACCTGATCCTGAATAGGGTGACCTCGCTATGGAGCGGTCATACCGCAGTTAAGTGTCCATCATACGCCCCAAAACACTTCCCTGCAGCGAAATCTGGCGCAATTTTTTCTACAGAGTGGGTACCTATATCAAAATAAATTCCAACTTATAGAGTTTTACAGGAAAGCCTTTTAACCGGGGCATATTATTATAAACCATATCAGGAAAACACATGACAACAACACACAGCTGGTTTACCAGACCTATGACGCTCATTACGTTATTGGCGGCCGGATGGCTGTTTTTCGCAGCATGCGCCAAGGAACGGAGCATTTCACCGGATAAGGAGGCAGAGCATCCTGGCGGCGGCGGTGGTATTGATACAACCGGCACCGGCGGAAAAGATACGACTACCAACAATGGTGGCGGCACAGGTGGTGCGAAGGATGATTTTGCGCAGCTGCCTGCCGGTATTTCCGTACAAACCTTAACAGCCTCTGCCCCGGCGATCAACAAGCAGTACGTGGTGTATACACCTTCTACTTATAATACAGATAAAACGAAAAGCTGGCCGGTTATCATCTTCCTGCACGGGATAGGGGAGCGTGGCAGTAATATTAATTCCGTAAAGAACGTAGCGTTGCCAAGAAAACTGGCGGCAGAAAAAGACTTCCAGTTCGATGATCGCACCGCAGTGCAGTGCCGATGAATGGTGGGATACGCGCAGCCTCGATGCGCTGTACACCGAAGTACTGGCTAAATACAATGTAGATCCAAGCCGCGTATACCTCACCGGTTTAAGTATGGGTGGATATGGTGCCTGGAATTGGGGTATGAAAGCTGCCGACAAATTTGCTGCGGTTGCACCCATCTGCGGCGGTGCCGATTACCCGGACCTGGTATGTAACCTGAAGAACAAACCAGTGTGGGTGTTCCATAACGCGAACGATCCTACGGTGGGGGTAGAGAACAGTCGTAACCTGGTAGCGGCACTTAAAAAATGCGGCAGCACTTCCGTTACTTACACCGAAAATGCTACTGGTGGTCACGACGCCTGGACCAAAGCATACAACAATCCGGATTTGTATACCTGGATGCTGAAATTTAAGAAGTAGTCATAGCCTTGCCAAATAAGCTGTTATAACGTATACAGCCAAAACGAAAATGCAAAATGAAAAACGTGCTATTGTTTAGCACGCTATCATTTTGCATTTTTGCATTTATTCGGGATATACCTGTGAATAAAACCAGTGAACGTTTCTTTTGCAGCAGAGAAAAATCCGGATCTCCGATATAGTTTTAGCCATTCCCTTACCATGACCCTCACCTGTATTGCAGGTGGTGATTTGTTTATTATTCCTTATATCTATCTATGTACAGCAAAAAGACTGAAGTCTCTTTCATGGCACTATGTGCCGCCGCATTATTTTGTTTGACGATCCAAACTTCCTGCGCTGGCGACAGCGACATTCAACCTGACGAGGACACCGTTGTTACCGTACCTGGCCCCGTAAAATTTGCGCCGCAGTCCATTGGTCTGAGCGTAAAAAAGATGGATAACAAGGATACGGGCGGCATCAGTTCCCAATACCTGTTATACATCCCCGAAGGTTATAACGAGCACCAGGAGAAACTATGGCCCATGATCGTTTACCTGCACGGCCAGGGCGAACGTGGTACTGATATTGACCTGGTAAAGAATATGGGTTTACCGAAGAAAGCGGCCAGTGATAAAAACTTTCCGTTCATCGTCATCGCACCGCAGTGTAACAAGGCTACCTGGTGGGATTTACCAAGTGTAAGCCGCCTGTACACCGAGGCGCTCAAGAAATACAACATCGATCAAACCCGCCTGTACCTTACCGGTAACAGTATGGGAGGTTTCGCCTGTTGGGAATGGGCCATCCTGCGCCAGGACCGCTTCGCTGCCATCGTACCGATCAGCGCACCGAAGCCGGACAATTGGGCGGATGCCTGTAAAACCAGCACCAAACCAATATGGGCCATTCACAATGCCGACGATTCACAGGTGCCTGTCGCTAACGCGCGCTTCATGCGCGATACGCTAACGCTTAAATGTAAGTCCACCACCTTTAAATACACCGAACACGCCACGGGCGGTCACGATGCCTGGACGAAGGCATACGACGATGCAGCATTGTACGAGTGGCTGTTGCAACAAAAAAAGTAAAGTAATTAGTCCCCAGGCATGTTCTGGGGATTTAATACTTTTACACCGGAACGAAGAAAGGCCTTATGTATATACACCGACTGTTATTGTGCTGCCTGCTAATGGTATTTGCCACTGCGCCCGTTTACGCTGTAAGCGAGCCGGGCGACACCCTCTATTATGCGAAACAAGCGCCTGGTATTTCTGTTAAAAAGATGCGGCTGCCCGCCCGCAGCATCGATCAATATGTATTATACACGCCATCTACTTACAATACGGACAGGAATAAACGCTGGCCGGTATTGATATTCCTGCATGGTAAAGGCGAGCGGGGTAATGATATTAACCTTGTTAGAAAGATGGGCATTCCCTGGCGCCTGCGTGATATTCCTAATTTTCCTTTCGTGGTGATTGCCCCGCAATGTAAACTGAACGTCAACACCTGGGACGTGGCCAGCTTAAACGCCTTGTGGCCCGACATCGTACGACTCTACCGCATCGATACCAATCGCGTATACCTTACCGGCCTGAGTATGGGCGGCAACGGCACCTGGATGTGGGGCATGAATAGTCCGGAGAAGTTTGCTGCACTGGCACCCATGTGTGGCTGGGGTAATCCGGCTAATGCCTGTGCCTTAAAAGATAAGCCGATGAAAGTGTTTCATAACGCCGACGATGATACGGTGCCTGTGAACGGCTCTCGCAGACTGGTGAATGCGATCAAAGCATGTGGAGGAAAGAAGGTAGAATATACAGAGCGGCCTACGGGCGGGCATGATGCCTGGTCGACCCCTTACTACGATACGAAGTTTTACGAGTGGTTGCTGAAGCAGTCGAAATAAAAGCAGCTGTCAGTGCCGGGTTTTGATATTAACCTGGTATGCCGGTTCTGAACGTATGTGTTGCCGCATGCAGCTCCTTTGATTGTTGCGGTACAAGAATCCAGGTGGATAGTATAGGGGTGCTACTGCCGGATGTCGATCACCTTTAGTTGTAATGACACCGCACCATTCCATTCATTTTCTTCCACGGTAAACACGATATCAAACGGGCGTTTGCTCGTAATGATCGGGAACTTATCTGCCATAAAGAAGCCGATGCCCGAAAACACAGGGCCTGAGCGTTGCTTTACGGAAAGTTTGATATGCTCATCTTTCACAATGCGCGAGTATCCTGTATCCACTACATTTCTCGCCATAAAAACAGGACGGAGGTTTTCTGGTCCGAGCGGCTCAAACTGTTTCAGGATATTGAAGAAGGCAGGGGTTATATCTGCAAAACTAATTTCTGTATCGATCACGATTTCCGGTATCAGCAGCTCCGGGTCGATGGTAGAAGATACCACCTCTTCAAAACGCTCCTGGAAAGCTTTTACATTTTCCGGCTTCAACGTCATACCAGCCGCATAAAAGTGTCCGCCATAATTTTCGAGCAGGTCTTTACAGCGGTGAATGGCCTCGTACACGTTGAATCCTGATACTGAACGCGCCGAGCCCGCCACTTTATCATTGGATTGCGTGAGGATGATCGTTGGGCGATAATAGTATTTATCGATAAGGCGGGAGGCGACGATGCCTACCACTCCCTTGTGCCAGTGCGGTTGAAACAATACGGTGGATTTACGCGCCAGCTGCGTGTCGTCACCCTGTATGAGTAACACCGCTTCCTGCGTAATTGTCATATCAATTTCTTTGCGGTCGAAGTTGTCAGCATGCAGCACTTCAGCGATCTCCATGGCCCTATCAAAGTCCTTTTCGATGAAGAGGTTCACGGCTTTACGGGCATCGTCCATACGGCCGGCGGCGTTTACCCGCGGCGCGATCACGAACACCAGGTTGGAGGTCGTCAGTTTTTCTTTGAGTCCGCTGAGTTGTACCAGCGAGCGTATCGCCGGGATGGGGTCTTCGTTTACCTTTTTAATGCCATAGAACGCGAGTACCCGGTTTTCGCCCGTTATAGGGACAATATCCGCAGCAATGCTCGTAGCCACGAGATCGAGGTAGCGGTACACCGATTCCATGGGCATGCCACGCTTTTGCGCCAGCGCCATGATCATCTTAAACCCGATACCACAACCGCTCAGTTCCTTGTAAGGGTAGGGGCAGTCATGTTGTTTCGGGTTGAGGATCGCTACAGCCTCGGGCAAAACAGCATCCGGCAGGTGGTGATCACAAATGATAAAGTCGATACCTTTTGATTTGGCGTAGGCGATCAGCTCTACCGATTTAATACCACAGTCGAGTGCGACGATGAGTCCGAAGTCGTTTTCAATCGCATAATCGATGCCTTGTTGAGATATGCCATAACCTTCGCGGTAGCGATGAGGGAGGTAAAACTCTATATTGCTATAAATAGATTCGAGGAACGTGTACACCGTGGCTACGGCCGTGGTGCCATCTACGTCATAGTCGCCGTAGACCATAATTTTTTCGCGTCGGAAGAAGGCGAGTTCGAGGCGTGAGATGGCCGCGTCCATGTCTTTCATCAGCCAGGGATCGATAAGGTCATCGAGGGTAGGGCGGAAGAATCGTTTAGCAGCATCAAAGGTAAGGATGCCGCGCTGTACGAGCAGCCGGCAAAGCAGGGGATGAATGCGTAATGCAGCCTGAAGCGACCGTTCGGGCCCCGGTTGATATTTCTTTACTGTCCAACGTTTCTGCATGAAAAATGCTTGCAATTTTAGAAAGTGCGGTCGGTTGTATACCGCACTAATGATTCCAGGCCACTCCGGATTTCATTGTCTGGCAGTTGATGTAAGATCGCTAACGCTTCATCACGATATTGCAACATTTTCTCCTGGGCATAGGCGATGCCGCCGCTTTTGGTCACGAGCGCAATCACGTGCGCCACTTTGTCTTTGTCGGTGTTGTGATTTTTGACAATGTTGATGATCTGCTTACGTGTGTCCGGGTCGGCATGTTGTAGTGTATAGATGAGGGGGAGTGTCATTTTTTTCTCCCTGATATCAATACCTGTAGGTTTGCCGATGTTGGCGGTCCCGTAATCGAAAAGGTCGTCTTTGATCTGGAAGGCAACGCCTACCTTTTCGCCGAACTGGTGCATGCGTGCCGTTGCTTCTTCATCGCCACTGGCGCTCCAGGCTCCTGCTGCACAGGCGGCTGCGAGGAGGGAGGCCGTTTTACGGCGGATGATATCGAAATAGACATCTTCCTTGATGTTGAGCCTGCGGGCTTTTTCCATCTGCAGCAGTTCGCCTTCACTCATCTCCCGCACCGCTTCGGTCAAAATCTCCAGCGTACGGAAGTCCTTGTTATTTAAAGATAATAAAAGTCCTTTAGAAAGCAGGTAGTCGCCGACTAAAACGGCAATTTTATTCTTCCACAGGGCATTCACGGAAAAAAAACCACGCCTTTCGAGTGAGTCGTCTACTACGTCGTCATGTACCAGGGAGGCAGTGTGCAATAATTCCACAAGAGATGCTGCCCTGAATGAACTTTCTTCGATCTTATCTGTAAATAATCTGGCGGAAAGTAACACGAACATGGGACGGATCTGTTTCCCCTTGCGCTTCACGATATAATGCATGATCCTGTCCAGCAGCGGCACATGGCTCTTCACTGAGTCCGCAAACTTGCTCTCAAAATCGTGTAATTCCTTCCTGATCAGATATTTAATTTCCTCCATTTGTTAAAAGAAAAAAGGATTGCTAAGCTATGCTTAAAATATTACATTTCGATAAATTGGCCCCGAATTTGCTAATAATGCTGAAATTGCGATGCCTTATAACATTGAATAATACTTAATTTTGAGGCAGTTATCAATGAAAATAAAATCGCAATAAAAATTTGTATATTCATTAAGGATTTTTACCTTTGCTTGGTAAAAAACGAGTTAATAATAAATTTTTAACAGTTTTTAAATAAAAAAACAATTATGGCAAGCAAAAAGTACTTATTACTGGCAGGTGCTATGAGCCTTCTGGCGTCTACCAGTTTTGCGCAAGTTAAGCCCAACCTGGACGTTCTGGACTCTTCCAAAGTAGCCCCGTCCAAAATGGCGCAATTTAACGCATTCAAAAATCATCAGTCTGATTATCCTGCAAAACCAAGGGATATGTGGGAACTCGGTTTCCATGGTGGTTACCACATGATTATCGGTGACGTTTCTTCCCGCCCAGGTTTTGGTGGTGGTCTGTCAATCAGAAAATCACTGGGTCACATTTTCTCTATCCGTGGTGAGTACACTGGTTCTTTCGACTACGGTATGGACTACAAAATGCGTCCAATGACTGCCAGCACTGTTGGCGGTAACCCATGGGCTGCTACAGCTGCTGCTAACGGCGGTATGATCGTAGCTAACTACAAAACAGCTACTCACCAGCTGTCTTTGAACATGATCGCTTCTCTGAGCAACATGCTGTTCTATAAATCACAGCCTAAAGTAAACTGGTATGTATTCCTGGGTTACGGTATCATGGCTGCTGACGTTGACGTTGATGCACTGGATGGTGGCGCAGCGTATGACTACTCTACAGTAGACTTCACTGGCAAACGTAAAGACATCAAAAAACGCCTGAAAGATTTCCATGACGGCGATTACGAGCAAAATGCTCCTTCACAGGGTAACCGCGTTACCATCGGTCGTAACGATGACAACCAACTCCTGCGTCATGCGCTGGAAACTGGTACCGGTATCTCCTTCAAAGTTTCTAAACGCTTCAACATTGGCGTAGAGAACAAAATCACTTTACCATTCGATGATTATCTGGACGGCTACTTCGGTGGTGCTTCTGACCAGAATAAAGACTTCATCAACTACACCAGCCTGCGTCTGAACTTCAACCTGGGTAACTCAACTAAACGTGTTGAACCACTCTGGTGGCTGAATCCTTTGGATTTCGTGTACAACGAGCTGACTGCTCCTAAACGCATGAAACTGCCTACCCCAGTTCTGCCTGATGCTGACGGCGACGGTGTAACTGACCAGTTCGATCGCGAGCCTAACACTCCAGCTGGTGCTCCAGTTGACGTGAACGGTGTTGCTAAAGATACTGACGGTGACGGTGTTCCTGACTACAAAGACAAACAGCTGATCACTCCAACTTACTGCTTCCCAGTTGACGCAGACGGTGTTGGTAAATGCCCAGATCCTGAGTGCTGCAAAAACATCCCAGCAAACACTTGCGCTACCCTGGTTCTGCCTAGCGTATCTTTCAAAGGTTCTTCTACCAAAGTTAGCAGCGACAACGAAGCTATCCTGGCAAGCATCGCAGCTTCCCTGAAAGCTAACCCTTCCTGCAACGTTCTGGTAACAGGCCACGCTGGTGAGAAAGCTAAAAAAGGTGGTGTTGACCTGAGCTCCCGCCGTGTTGACGCTGTAGTTGACTACCTGGCTGACAAGCAAGGTATCGATCGCGGTCGCTTCATCAAACAAAACACTCCTGGTGATGCTGGTACTGTTGACTTAGCTCCTGCTAACTAAACTTACCTCATACCGGTAAAATATCTGAACAGGCTGCCAATCGGTAGCCTGTTCTTTTTTAAGTAGGTATTTCCCTATCTGCTTTTTTCCTCCTACATTTGACATGCCTTTAATTATTAAGTGTGTTAAAGAATTTCAACAAAGTTACACTGGCCGGCCTCGTCGTTGCACTGGGCATTATTTACGGCGACATCGGTACCTCACCACTTTACGTTTTTAAGGCCATCCTGGCTGACAACGAAGTATCAGAACATTTGATCATAGGGGCTATCTCCTGCATCATATGGACACTCACTTTACAAACCACCGTTAAGTACGTTATTCTCACCCTCAAGGCCGATAACAAGGGTGAAGGCGGCATCTTTTCGCTCTACGCACTGGTCCGACGGCATGGCCGGTGGACGGTCGTACTGGGAATGATCGGGGGCGCTGCATTGCTGGCTGATGGTATCATTACACCACCCATCACTGTGTCTTCGGCGATAGAAGGTTTACGAACGCTGCCCATCTTTAAAGACCTACACCAGATCACCATTGTTAAAATCGTTATCGCGATCATCGTCCTGATGTTCGTCGCACAACAATTCGGAACGACCACCATTGGTAAGTTATTTGGCCCCATTATGTTATTGTGGTTCGGTATGCTGGGTATACTTGGCATCAGCCATATCGGTAACGACCTCTCAGTATTAAAGGCGTTTAACCCTTACTACGGCCTGCAATTACTTATGACTTACAAATCCGGCTTCCTGATATTAGGTGCCGTGTTTCTTTGTACTACGGGGGCGGAAGCTTTGTATTCCGACCTTGGACACTGTGGGCGCGGCAACATCCGCGTATCCTGGATATTTGTGAAGGCTTGTCTCATCCTCAATTACCTCGGCCAGGGCGCCTGGTTATTAAACCATGAAGGCAGCACGATCCCTAAAGACCAGAATCCGTTCTTTATGATCATGCCCGAATGGTTCGTGATCTTTGGTGTGGTCATCGCTACTATGGCTTCGGTAATTGCCAGTCAGGCCCTGATCTCTGGTTCGTTCACGCTTATTTCTGAAGCAATGCGCCTGAACCTGTGGCCTAAACTGAAAGTGAACTATCCGACCGAGCAACGTGGTCAGCTTTATATCCCCGGCATCAACTGGCTCTTACTTGCAGGTTGTGTGTCCGTTGTATTATACTTCAAAGAATCATCGGAAATGGAGGCGGCATATGGCCTGTCGATTACGATCTGTATGCTAATGACGTCCTGCCTGTTCGCATTTTATTTGTATACCCGGCGGGTCTCGCGGGCCTGGGTGGCGGTATACCTGCTGGTGTATCTGACTATCGAGTTCTCGTTCCTGCTGGCCAACGTGGTTAAGTTCATGCATGGCGGTTATGTAACCGTGATCGTTGGCGGCCTGCTTTTCCTCGTGATGTTCGTATGGTTCAGGTCACGTAAGATCAAAAACCGTTACGTAGAGTTCGTGAAATTGGAAGATTACCTGCCCATCCTGCAGGAGTTGAGCAATGATACCACGATCCCGAAGTTTGCCACGCACCTCGTATACATGAGCAGCGCAGACAATCCGAAGGAAATTGAACATAAGATCCTTTATTCCATTCTCAATAAGAAGCCGAAACGTGCAGATATTTACTGGTTTGTACACGTGGATGTGGTGGACGAGCCTTACCTGAGCGAGTACTCTGTACAAACGATCATCCCGAATGAAGTGATTCGCGTAGAGTTCCGCCTTGGATTTAGGGTGGAGCAGCGTATTAACCTGATGTTCCGCATGGTAGTGGAGAATATGGTGCGTAATAAGGAGGTGAACATCACCAGCCGGTACGAGTCACTGAGTAAAAACAACGTAGTAGGCGATTTCCAGTTCATAGTGATGGAGAAATTCCTTTCGCATGATAATGACCTGCCGCTGCATGAGAGGCTCGTCATGAGGCTGTATTTCATTCTTAAGAAGATATCTCTTTCGGAGGAGCGGGGCTTTGGTCTTGACTCCAGTTATGTAACGATCGAGAAGTTCCCGCTGGTGGTAGCGCCGGTGACTAACCTGCAGCTGCGGCGTACGAATTAAGTATAATCATACTACAGATAGAAAAGTCCTTCGCCAGTCGCGAAGGACTTTTTATTTGAGCGCATGTTATCAATGAAAAAGTCCTTCGAAGAGTCGAAGGACTTTTTTTAACACAACTAAAAAAACAATCAAAAACTTAAAAAGAATGCTTGCTATCATCGGGCGTTTCCCTGTCTGTATCCGCGAACCAATGGTCTTCGGTGAGGGCGGGCATCCGAACGGTGGTATATCGCCTTTTGATATTGATGCGAGCCGGCTTGCCTGCAACTCGTTCCAATGGGGCGGGTCTACCTTCTATGATCTGGTCTCTGCCTGTCAAAAGGCGCCGGCTTGCCTTCGGCGCGCTTTCTGAAGTGGCAAAGTGATTCGTTCAATCAGGTTTTTTACCGTCGAGGAAGGTGTTGATCGTATTGATCTCTACCTGGTCGTTACCATTATCGCCAACGGAGTAGCCGGAATAGAACTGCTCTGCGGAACCGGCGCCATTGTCCAGGTTAATGTTACGGCGCAGGTAAGCGGGTACGTTTTCTATTTCGGTGTTGTTATCCATCGTTTTTACGTTGAAGCTGATGCTGCGCAGCTTCGCGATCCTTTCGGCCTGTTTGCGTTTCTGCTCCTCCAGCTGCTCTTCTACCTGTGAAGGTGAGAATTGCGGTACCTGAGGTTCCGGTGCAACGGGTTCATCTTCCCTGAACACCATTTTCATTTCCGGCTCATCTTTCGTTTGACCGGGAATGTTAGGTTCGGAGTAAATGTTGGTTGGCCTGGACAGGTAGCTGCCGCCTGTAGGCATGTGCACCTGCTGCTGCTGTTGTTGCTGCTGCGGGGTGATTACATTAATACTGTTGGACGCAGGCGCCTGTTGTGGCGTTGGTTGCGGCACTGGCAGTGGCTCTATGTTCAGCGTAAATGTTTGTCTTTCCTCCTGAATAGGCGTAGGCGTTACAAAAGATGCTGGTGTAGCCGGGTGATTAATAATCGGTTCTACCAGGCGTGGAGCCATCACATCCTCTGGTTCTGTAAAGAGGGTGCCCTGGTTCTGCGCGCTCATTTTTTTCTCTTCGCCGTCACGTCCCAGGTGCAATACGATCTTCGGCTCTTCCTTTGGTCCGGCAGGAGCTTCAGTTGTTTGCTTCTGAGGCTGGATAGGCTTTTGCTCAAAGCCGGTAGCGATGATCGTTACGCCCAGTTTACGATCCAGCGTATGGTCGTAACCCACACCAAGGATCACGTCGCAATCCTCGCCGGCCATGCTTTGCACGTAGGCCTGGATTACGTCCATCTCATCCAGTGTATGTTCAAACTCTCCTTCGGAAGAGGAGATGTTGATCAGAATCCATTTAGCGCCTTTGATATCGTTATCGTTCAGCAGCGGAGAAGTGAGTGCTTCTTCGATGGCGATCTGTGCACGGTTATCACCTTCGGCAGTGGCTGCGCCCAGGATGGCTACACCGCCGTTGCGCATTACGGTACAAACGTCCGCAAAGTCAACGTTGATCTGGCCGGTGCTATTGATCACATCTGTAATACACTTAGCCGCTGTGGCGAGTACATTATCTGCTTTTTCGAATGCTGCCTTGAACTTCAGGTCGCCAAACTTCTGGCGCAACTTATCGTTCGAAATGATCAGCAGCGTATCTACGTTTTCTTTCAGCCTGTTGATGCCTTCTTCGGCCTGCGTCATCCTCTTTTTACCTTCGTAGGAGAAGGGTGTGGTCACAATGCCCACGGTGAGGATGCCCAGTTCTTTACAGATGCGTGCAATGATGGGGGCACCGCCTGTACCGGTACCACCGCCCATACCGGCAGTGATGAAGGCCATCTTTGTATTTACTTCCAATATCTTCTTCAGCTCTTCGAAGGATTCCTCCGTAGCCTGCTCGCCGATTTTGGGATTGGCGCCTGCTCCCAGGCCCTGTGTTAAATGCGGACCCAGTTGAACCTTGTTAGGCACGGGGCTGTTTGCGATAGCCTGTGCATCGGTATTGCAGATGATAAAATTCACCCCTTCAATGCGCTGGCTATACATATGATTCACCGCATTGCTTCCTCCGCCACCAATGCCTATTACTTTGATGATAGAAGACTTCTCTTTTGGAAGATCAAAATGTATCATGACTCTTTCTCTTTATTGGGTTAGTTATTCGGTTACTGATTTGGGGTTAAAGTTTTGCATCTTCTTCCTCCGTGAACATGTCGATGATCTTTGTTTTCATCCTGTCCAAAAAGGTTTTGAGCGATGCGTTTCTTTCTCTTGCTTTTCTGTCCTGCACCTGTTGTGGTGTTGCGATTTCTTCTTCCTGTGTTGTTACGGTTTCTTCTTCGTCTTCCATCCATTCATCTTCCTGTTGCTGTGCAGCGCGGCGTGCAGCCTGCTCTTTAGCCAGGTAGCTGGTATTAATCTTTACATAATTCTCTTCGAGTGCGCGACGATCATTTTCATAATCGTTGTAACCTTTCAGGATCAAACCGATACAGGTGGCGTACATCGGCTTGGTAAGCTCGTCGATGTGGCCGCTGGCGAGATGCTCGTTCGGATAACCGATGCGTGCGCTTACACCAGTGCTGTACTCAGTAAGCTGGATCAGGTGTTTCAGTTGTGAACCACCACCAGTCAATATAATGCCGCCATTCAGCATTTTATTGTCCATGCCGATCTGTTTCAGGTGAAATACTACGAAATCAAGTATCTCACTCATACGTGCCTGGATGATGTGCGCCAGGTTTTTAACAGAGATTTCTTTCGGGCTCTGACCACGCAGACCAGGAATGGTGATGTAGGCATTGTTCTTTGCTTCATCCGCCAACGCATATCCGAACTGCACCTTCATTTGCTCAGCCTGGGTTTTCAATACACCCAAACCGTTCTTGATATCGTTGGTGATGTTTTCGCCACCGTAAGGAATAACGGCAGTGTGTTTCAGGATGCCCTCGTAGAACACGGCCAGGTCGGTAGTACCACCGCCAATGTCCACGATTGCTACGCCAGCTTCAAAGTCCATGTCGCACATTACTGCTGCGGCAGATGCCAGTGGTTGCAGTACCAGGTCACGGATTTTCAGGCCAGACTTTTCAACGCTCCTGTTGATGTTACGGATGGCGTTTTTATCGCCGGTGATAATATGGAAGTTAGCGCCCACTTTCACACCACTCATACCAATAGGGTAGGTGATATTCTGGAGGGCATCCACAATATATTGCTGGGGGATAACATCGATGATCTGGTCGCTGGCCGGAATAACAGTTTTGTAC
This genomic interval from Chitinophaga horti contains the following:
- a CDS encoding KUP/HAK/KT family potassium transporter → MLKNFNKVTLAGLVVALGIIYGDIGTSPLYVFKAILADNEVSEHLIIGAISCIIWTLTLQTTVKYVILTLKADNKGEGGIFSLYALVRRHGRWTVVLGMIGGAALLADGIITPPITVSSAIEGLRTLPIFKDLHQITIVKIVIAIIVLMFVAQQFGTTTIGKLFGPIMLLWFGMLGILGISHIGNDLSVLKAFNPYYGLQLLMTYKSGFLILGAVFLCTTGAEALYSDLGHCGRGNIRVSWIFVKACLILNYLGQGAWLLNHEGSTIPKDQNPFFMIMPEWFVIFGVVIATMASVIASQALISGSFTLISEAMRLNLWPKLKVNYPTEQRGQLYIPGINWLLLAGCVSVVLYFKESSEMEAAYGLSITICMLMTSCLFAFYLYTRRVSRAWVAVYLLVYLTIEFSFLLANVVKFMHGGYVTVIVGGLLFLVMFVWFRSRKIKNRYVEFVKLEDYLPILQELSNDTTIPKFATHLVYMSSADNPKEIEHKILYSILNKKPKRADIYWFVHVDVVDEPYLSEYSVQTIIPNEVIRVEFRLGFRVEQRINLMFRMVVENMVRNKEVNITSRYESLSKNNVVGDFQFIVMEKFLSHDNDLPLHERLVMRLYFILKKISLSEERGFGLDSSYVTIEKFPLVVAPVTNLQLRRTN
- the recJ gene encoding single-stranded-DNA-specific exonuclease RecJ, giving the protein MQKRWTVKKYQPGPERSLQAALRIHPLLCRLLVQRGILTFDAAKRFFRPTLDDLIDPWLMKDMDAAISRLELAFFRREKIMVYGDYDVDGTTAVATVYTFLESIYSNIEFYLPHRYREGYGISQQGIDYAIENDFGLIVALDCGIKSVELIAYAKSKGIDFIICDHHLPDAVLPEAVAILNPKQHDCPYPYKELSGCGIGFKMIMALAQKRGMPMESVYRYLDLVATSIAADIVPITGENRVLAFYGIKKVNEDPIPAIRSLVQLSGLKEKLTTSNLVFVIAPRVNAAGRMDDARKAVNLFIEKDFDRAMEIAEVLHADNFDRKEIDMTITQEAVLLIQGDDTQLARKSTVLFQPHWHKGVVGIVASRLIDKYYYRPTIILTQSNDKVAGSARSVSGFNVYEAIHRCKDLLENYGGHFYAAGMTLKPENVKAFQERFEEVVSSTIDPELLIPEIVIDTEISFADITPAFFNILKQFEPLGPENLRPVFMARNVVDTGYSRIVKDEHIKLSVKQRSGPVFSGIGFFMADKFPIITSKRPFDIVFTVEENEWNGAVSLQLKVIDIRQ
- a CDS encoding OmpA family protein, with protein sequence MASKKYLLLAGAMSLLASTSFAQVKPNLDVLDSSKVAPSKMAQFNAFKNHQSDYPAKPRDMWELGFHGGYHMIIGDVSSRPGFGGGLSIRKSLGHIFSIRGEYTGSFDYGMDYKMRPMTASTVGGNPWAATAAANGGMIVANYKTATHQLSLNMIASLSNMLFYKSQPKVNWYVFLGYGIMAADVDVDALDGGAAYDYSTVDFTGKRKDIKKRLKDFHDGDYEQNAPSQGNRVTIGRNDDNQLLRHALETGTGISFKVSKRFNIGVENKITLPFDDYLDGYFGGASDQNKDFINYTSLRLNFNLGNSTKRVEPLWWLNPLDFVYNELTAPKRMKLPTPVLPDADGDGVTDQFDREPNTPAGAPVDVNGVAKDTDGDGVPDYKDKQLITPTYCFPVDADGVGKCPDPECCKNIPANTCATLVLPSVSFKGSSTKVSSDNEAILASIAASLKANPSCNVLVTGHAGEKAKKGGVDLSSRRVDAVVDYLADKQGIDRGRFIKQNTPGDAGTVDLAPAN
- a CDS encoding polyprenyl synthetase family protein, producing MEEIKYLIRKELHDFESKFADSVKSHVPLLDRIMHYIVKRKGKQIRPMFVLLSARLFTDKIEESSFRAASLVELLHTASLVHDDVVDDSLERRGFFSVNALWKNKIAVLVGDYLLSKGLLLSLNNKDFRTLEILTEAVREMSEGELLQMEKARRLNIKEDVYFDIIRRKTASLLAAACAAGAWSASGDEEATARMHQFGEKVGVAFQIKDDLFDYGTANIGKPTGIDIREKKMTLPLIYTLQHADPDTRKQIINIVKNHNTDKDKVAHVIALVTKSGGIAYAQEKMLQYRDEALAILHQLPDNEIRSGLESLVRYTTDRTF
- a CDS encoding alpha/beta hydrolase-fold protein — encoded protein: MIAPQCSADEWWDTRSLDALYTEVLAKYNVDPSRVYLTGLSMGGYGAWNWGMKAADKFAAVAPICGGADYPDLVCNLKNKPVWVFHNANDPTVGVENSRNLVAALKKCGSTSVTYTENATGGHDAWTKAYNNPDLYTWMLKFKK